The following proteins are co-located in the Heliorestis convoluta genome:
- a CDS encoding uracil-DNA glycosylase: MAILRNDWAPLLEEEFQKDYYIELRKFLKKEYQSGLVYPDMYDIFNALHYTSYENTKVVILGQDPYHGPGQAHGLSFSVPPGQPLPPSLQNIFKELQSDLGCPFPSSGSLVHWAQQGVLLLNTVLTVRAGQANSHKGKGWEFFTDQVIRKLNEREKPVVFILWGKNAQDKKSLITAAHHLIIQSVHPSPLSAHRGFFGSRPFSQANAFLRSQGMVEIQWR, encoded by the coding sequence ATGGCCATTTTGCGGAACGATTGGGCTCCTCTTTTGGAAGAGGAGTTTCAAAAAGATTATTACATAGAACTGCGAAAATTTTTGAAAAAAGAGTACCAGAGTGGTCTTGTGTACCCTGATATGTATGATATTTTTAATGCTCTTCATTATACTTCCTATGAAAATACGAAAGTAGTCATTTTAGGGCAAGATCCCTATCACGGGCCTGGGCAGGCTCATGGCTTGAGTTTTTCTGTGCCTCCGGGTCAACCTTTGCCACCTTCTTTGCAAAATATTTTTAAGGAACTTCAAAGCGATCTAGGCTGTCCTTTTCCTTCTTCTGGTTCTTTGGTGCACTGGGCACAGCAAGGGGTCTTGTTGCTGAATACGGTTTTGACAGTTCGGGCCGGGCAAGCCAATTCGCATAAAGGAAAGGGTTGGGAATTTTTTACCGATCAGGTAATTCGCAAGCTGAATGAACGAGAGAAGCCCGTTGTTTTTATTCTCTGGGGCAAAAACGCCCAGGATAAGAAATCGTTGATTACTGCTGCTCATCATCTTATAATTCAGTCGGTCCACCCCAGTCCCCTTTCGGCTCATCGTGGTTTTTTTGGCAGTCGCCCTTTTTCTCAGGCCAATGCCTTTTTGCGAAGTCAGGGGATGGTTGAGATTCAGTGGAGGTAG